In Patescibacteria group bacterium, a single window of DNA contains:
- a CDS encoding glycosyltransferase family 1 protein — MRILIDARFYGLENAGLGRYTINLLEQLQRLDKTNQYIILLRKKYFDNLNFNKNFEKVIVDIPHYSLKEHLELSKIIEKQNPDLVHFLHFNAPLNFNGKFIVTIHDMTMHSQKTNASNLSLPKYFVKHFIYKKVFNHAIKSSEKIIVPSEFVKDELIKNFKIEKTKVKVIYEGISQLSSHKNFENLRISTSSPDLSKFSSVRLDKLYFLYVGNVYPHKNLEIAIKAFANMKINFIIVTKKNNFRVRLEKLVDKLNAQKYILFLENMTDENLKELYEKSVGFIYPSLSEGFGLQGLEAMNVGTILLCSSIPVFREIYGNHAVYFDPVDQKSIENAIEQTMKLTKQNAEKMIRENKKFITRYSWEKMAKETLEVYEQYDN, encoded by the coding sequence ATGAGAATTCTAATAGATGCTAGATTTTACGGACTTGAAAATGCAGGACTTGGAAGATATACAATTAATTTATTAGAGCAGTTACAAAGATTAGACAAAACAAATCAATACATTATTTTACTTCGAAAAAAATATTTTGATAATTTAAATTTTAATAAAAATTTTGAAAAAGTAATTGTAGATATTCCCCATTATTCATTAAAAGAACACTTGGAATTATCAAAAATTATTGAAAAACAAAATCCGGATTTGGTCCATTTTTTGCATTTTAATGCGCCACTTAATTTTAATGGGAAATTTATTGTGACGATTCATGATATGACTATGCATTCTCAAAAAACTAATGCCAGTAATTTATCCTTGCCAAAATATTTTGTAAAACATTTTATTTATAAAAAAGTTTTTAATCATGCAATTAAATCCTCTGAAAAAATAATTGTCCCAAGTGAGTTTGTAAAAGATGAATTAATTAAGAATTTTAAAATTGAGAAAACGAAAGTGAAAGTTATTTATGAAGGTATTTCACAATTAAGCTCACACAAAAATTTTGAAAATCTTCGGATCTCGACTTCGTCGCCAGATTTATCAAAATTTTCTTCCGTTCGCTTAGATAAACTTTATTTTTTATATGTTGGGAATGTGTATCCTCACAAAAATTTGGAAATTGCGATAAAAGCTTTTGCCAATATGAAAATTAATTTTATTATTGTTACAAAGAAAAATAATTTCAGGGTAAGACTTGAAAAATTAGTGGATAAATTAAATGCTCAAAAATATATTTTATTTTTAGAGAATATGACAGATGAAAATTTAAAAGAATTGTATGAAAAATCTGTTGGATTTATTTACCCAAGTTTGTCAGAAGGGTTCGGACTTCAAGGGCTAGAAGCGATGAACGTTGGAACTATTTTGCTATGTTCGTCGATTCCTGTTTTTAGAGAAATTTACGGAAATCATGCAGTTTATTTTGATCCTGTTGATCAGAAATCAATCGAGAATGCAATAGAGCAAACAATGAAATTAACAAAACAAAACGCAGAAAAAATGATAAGAGAAAACAAAAAGTTTATAACGAGATATTCCTGGGAAAAGATGGCAAAGGAAACTTTGGAAGTTTACGAACAGTATGATAATTAA
- a CDS encoding glycosyltransferase: protein MKIAVVYDRVNKFGGAERVLLALHEIFPKAPLYTSLYSPDGAKWAEIFPEIKTSFLNKIKFLRDKHEFLAPIMPFVFERFDFSEYDLVISVTSEFAKNVTAKKHICYCLTPTRYLWSHYEEYFGNQTVRELLKPLILFLKDKDLEAAKKPKEIIAISTEVQKRIKKYYKREARIIFPPVNIYKYNYKSKSEYYLVVSRLVKYKKVDLVIEAFNEINKPLIIIGVGHEEKRLKKLAKKNIFFAGQVDDKELAKYYKNAKGFIFPQEEDFGITAVEAQSFGVPIIAYKKGGSLDTVNNKTGIFFEKQTKEELIEAVRKFEKKKFNKRVIQRNSKRFSKKRFKQEFLQFVKAV from the coding sequence ATGAAAATTGCTGTTGTTTATGATCGAGTAAATAAATTTGGAGGAGCGGAGAGAGTTTTGCTTGCTCTTCATGAAATTTTTCCAAAAGCACCTCTTTATACGTCGCTATATTCGCCTGATGGCGCTAAATGGGCGGAAATTTTTCCTGAAATTAAAACTAGTTTTTTAAATAAAATAAAATTTTTAAGAGACAAACACGAGTTTCTTGCACCGATTATGCCATTTGTTTTTGAAAGATTTGATTTTAGCGAATATGATTTAGTAATTTCAGTTACAAGTGAATTTGCAAAGAATGTTACGGCAAAAAAACATATTTGTTATTGTTTGACGCCGACTCGATATTTATGGAGCCATTATGAAGAGTATTTTGGAAATCAAACTGTTCGTGAATTATTAAAACCTTTAATTTTATTTTTAAAAGATAAGGACTTGGAAGCTGCAAAAAAGCCGAAAGAAATAATTGCAATTTCAACTGAGGTACAAAAAAGAATTAAGAAATATTATAAAAGAGAAGCAAGAATTATTTTTCCGCCTGTAAATATTTATAAATATAATTATAAAAGTAAAAGTGAATATTATCTTGTAGTAAGTAGATTGGTGAAATATAAGAAAGTGGATTTGGTTATTGAAGCATTTAATGAAATTAATAAACCTTTAATAATAATTGGAGTTGGACACGAAGAAAAAAGATTAAAAAAACTTGCAAAGAAAAATATTTTTTTTGCAGGGCAAGTTGATGATAAGGAACTTGCAAAATATTATAAAAATGCAAAAGGATTTATTTTTCCACAGGAGGAGGATTTTGGAATTACAGCAGTTGAAGCGCAAAGTTTTGGTGTTCCAATTATTGCATATAAAAAAGGAGGAAGTTTGGATACTGTAAATAATAAAACTGGAATTTTTTTTGAAAAACAAACTAAAGAAGAATTAATAGAAGCTGTAAGAAAATTTGAAAAGAAGAAATTTAACAAGAGAGTTATCCAAAGGAATTCTAAAAGATTTTCTAAAAAAAGATTTAAACAAGAGTTTTTGCAATTTGTGAAAGCCGTGTGA
- a CDS encoding glycosyltransferase family 2 protein gives MQKLSIVILNFNTKELTQKCVDSIIGNTKGISYEIVVVDNGSDEKIPKSKNYKLIESNINLGFAGGNNLARNYVKGEYVLFLNSDTEVYKDSISECLKYFELHDEIGALTCKTVLPNGKPDRDARRSFPTPFVALTHFSGLDKVFPKSKIFAKYWYGYKSPDEIQEVDAIQGAFFLVKKETLDKVDWFSEEYFLDGEDIDLSFKIKSLGKEIIYYPKVSILHIKKASKKKRSLKSKMAGVNSMEIFYKKFLWQRYDLILNLIVVFAIYLLKTLRFGKAIIGR, from the coding sequence ATGCAGAAATTGTCAATCGTCATTCTTAATTTTAATACAAAAGAATTAACTCAAAAGTGTGTTGATTCTATTATCGGAAACACTAAGGGAATTAGTTATGAAATTGTTGTTGTAGATAATGGTAGTGATGAAAAAATTCCTAAATCCAAAAATTACAAATTGATTGAAAGCAATATTAATTTGGGATTTGCTGGAGGAAATAACCTTGCAAGGAATTATGTGAAAGGTGAATATGTTTTGTTTTTAAATTCTGACACAGAAGTTTACAAAGATAGCATAAGTGAGTGTTTAAAATATTTTGAATTACATGACGAAATTGGAGCGCTTACCTGTAAAACTGTTTTACCAAACGGAAAACCTGACCGTGATGCAAGGAGAAGTTTCCCGACGCCATTTGTTGCACTTACACATTTCAGTGGTTTAGACAAAGTTTTTCCAAAATCTAAAATCTTTGCAAAATACTGGTATGGATATAAATCTCCTGATGAAATTCAGGAAGTTGATGCAATTCAAGGAGCATTCTTTTTAGTAAAAAAAGAAACTTTGGACAAAGTTGATTGGTTTAGCGAGGAATATTTTTTAGATGGAGAGGATATTGATTTAAGTTTTAAAATTAAATCTTTAGGGAAAGAAATAATTTATTATCCAAAAGTTTCAATACTTCATATTAAAAAAGCTTCTAAGAAAAAAAGATCTTTAAAATCAAAAATGGCTGGCGTAAATTCTATGGAGATTTTTTATAAAAAGTTTTTATGGCAAAGATATGATTTAATTTTAAATTTAATTGTAGTTTTTGCTATTTATTTACTCAAAACTTTGAGATTTGGAAAAGCAATAATTGGAAGATGA